In the genome of Afipia felis ATCC 53690, the window CCGTCGCGTTACACGCTGTGTGGCGGCCCTGCGCTGCTCGAAGGCCTCGGTGTTCTGAAGGATGCGTTGAAGAAACTGCGTTAGGGCGTTTTAAGGTGGAAGAATCTCCGGCCCGCCCTGCGCGACGATGCGGCCGCGCTTGAGCATCACCACATGCCCGGCAAGACGGCGCGTCTCGTCCGGGTCGTGGCTGACATAGACCATCGGGATATTCTCCTCGTCACGCAGCCGCTCGAGATAGGGCAGGATTTCAGCCTTGCGGTCCTGATCGAGCGATCCGAGCGGTTCATCGAGAAGAAGAAGGCGCGGTTTCGAGAGCAACGCGCGGCCGAGCGCGACACGCTGGCGTTCGCCGCCGGACAATTGCCCCGGCCGCCGCATCAGGAGATGGCCGATATCCAGAAGGGCGAGGATGTGCTGCAAATGCGCGGCATCCGGTGCGAGCTTGTTCATGCGCCGGCCGTAATCGAGATTCTGCGCGACGCTGCGGTGGGGAAACAGCCGCGCATCCTGAAACACGTAGCCGATGCGCCGGCGATAGGGCGGCACGTGCAGGCCTTTGGTGGTATCGTCCACCGTCTCGTCACCGATGGCGATAATGCCGCGATCCGGTTTCGACAGGCCGGCAATCATGTTGATGATCGAGCTCTTGCCAGCGCCGGACGGCCCGAACAGGCCTGTGACGGGGCTGTCGCTCTGGAATGCGGCTTCGAGCTTCAATTCGCCGAGCTGCTTGGTGACGTCGATGCTCAGCATGTCACAGCCCGTGAATGCGGCGCAGTGCGCGCCGTGCGAAGAATTCCGAAGCAATCAGTGCCCCGATGGCCATGACGGCAGAGATGATGACGAGCCGCAACGCCGGCATGTCGCCTTCCGGCGTCTGGATCAGCGAATAGATCGCCGATGAGATGGTTTGTGTTTCGCCCGGGATGTTCGAGACGAAGGTAATGGTTGCGCCGAATTCGCCTAGCGCCTTGGCGAAACCCATGATCATTCCAGCGACGATGCCGGGCAAAGCAAGTGGTAGCGTCACGGTGAGAAACACCTGCCAAGGCGTGGCGCCGAGTGTGCCCGCAGCCTGCTCCAGCCTGCGGTCGATCGCCTCGATCGACAGCCGCATCGGCCGCACCAGCAGCGGAAAGGACATCACGCCGCAAGCCAGCGCGGCGCCGGTCCAGCGGAACGAGAATACGATGCCAAGGTAATGGTCGAGGAAGCCGCCGATCGGGCCTTTTCGGCCGAAGCTCAGCAGCAGAAGATAACCGGTGACGACGGGCGGCAGCACCAGCGGCAGATGGATCACCGCGTCAAGGAGCGCTTTGCCCCAGAAATCGCGACGCGCCAGCAGCCACGCCACGGCGATGCCGATTGGCGTGGATACCAGCGTGGCGACGACGGCGACACGAAGCGAAAGCTCGATCGCCGTCCATTCTTCAGGAGTGATGTCGAACACAGTCGTGCGCGATGTCGCTTACGTCGTGGGCTTGATCAGGTAGCTGAAGCCGTACTTCTCGAACGTGGCTTTTGCCGCCGAGCTCTTCAGAAACGATAGATAGTCCGCAGTGCCGTCCTTCGCGGTGGCGGTCGCTGCCACCGGATAGATGATCGGAGGATGCGAATCCGCCGGGAAGGTGCCGACGATCTTCACGCCGGGATCGACCTTGGCATCGGTGGAATAGACGATGCCGAGAGCGGCTTCGCCGCGCGACACCAGTGCCAGTGCTGCGCGCACGTTTTCAGCCATCGCCATTTTCGGCTCGACAGCCTGCCATGCGCCGAGTTTCTCCAGCGCGGCCTTGGCGTATTTGCCGACCGGCACGGCCTTGACGTCGCCCGTGGTGATCTTGCCGTCGCCGACGAGCTTGGCGAGATCGAAGCCCTGCTTGATGTCCACGTGGGTGATTTTGGAATCCTTCGGCGCGATCAGGACGATGCTGTTGCCGAGCAGATCGATGCGGGTGGCAGGATTCACGCTCTTGTTCTTGATGGCGTAGTCCATCCAGGCGGTATCGGCCGAGATGAAGACGTCGGCGGGCGCGCCCTGTTCGAGCTGCTTGGCAAGCGCGGACGAGGCCGCATAGCTTGCGGTGACCTTGTTTCCGGACTTCGCGGCATAGGCGGCATCGACTTCGTCGAGCGCGTTCTTCATCGAGGCGGCGGCGAAGTTGATGAATGTCTTGGCCGACGTTGCGGCGGCAGGCTTCGCATCCTGCGCAAACGCCGAGGTCGCAAGCGGTGCGCTGACCAGCGCAGCGGCGAGGAAAATACGGGGAAACAATTGCATAACGCGCTCCATATCCCTCCGCCGCAAAATCCGGGCGGAGTCCAAGTGTCAAATGGGAAGGGACGAAAATTGGAAGCGCCGTTCCAAAGGCTTCGGCAGGCTTACGGCGAGCCAAAGCATCGTGCGAGGCGCACCATATCAGGCATGAGGCGTGCGTAAAGGGTCGGTGCTGCCGCACTCACGTGGTTTGCCTAGATGTACCAACGGCCTAGCTGCGGCTTGGCTATGGAATGGTGCAGGAATACGGTTCAGTTCGACGATGGCGTGACAGCAACCCGGATCGTTTTGGTCGCGACGCTGCTGATCTGCATGGTGACCGGCCCACCGGCAATATTGAAGCGCATGGTCTTGCGGATTCCCGAGCAGCCAGTCGCGCCGCTGAATTCCGTCGGCTTGAGGTAGTTGCCATCCTGGATCAAGTCGATCCAGGCACCATCCGAAACGCTGACGGCGTAGAAGCCGCCGGGAATTTGGCCGAGACGCAAATATCCGGCGAAGGTACCGGGCTTTTGCGTCCGCTCGGAGGGCTTGGGCAACCCCGCCTCCGTCGGAGGGTGAAGAGACAATGTTGCCGCGAAGGGCGGCAGTGTCGAGACGTCCACGCCCGACTTCAGATTCGGCAAGTCGGGTGTGGTCAGAAGCGCGCGCTCGCGCGTCACCGGCCATTTGAAATGCTCGCAGCCGACAGGCTCGGCTGCATAAGCGGGCGCGAGGCCCAGCATCAGGACAGCGACGGCGAGGCGCTTGCGCATCAGTTCACCGCGATCATCACATCGGAGGCCTTGATGACGGCGATGACGTTGTCGCCCTTTTTTAGGCCGAGTTCGTCGACGGCTTCATTGGTGATCGCCGAGGTCACGATCTGGCCGCCGCCGATGTCGACGCGCACGTGCGAGGTGGTCGCACCCTTGGTGACTTCCACGACCTTTCCCTTGATCTGGTTACGGGCGCTGATACGCATGTCGATCTCCTCATTGTTTGGCGGCCATCACGCTGAAGGTAACGAGCCAGAAATGGCAAGATTATGAATCCTGAAACGCCGCA includes:
- the modB gene encoding molybdate ABC transporter permease subunit, translated to MFDITPEEWTAIELSLRVAVVATLVSTPIGIAVAWLLARRDFWGKALLDAVIHLPLVLPPVVTGYLLLLSFGRKGPIGGFLDHYLGIVFSFRWTGAALACGVMSFPLLVRPMRLSIEAIDRRLEQAAGTLGATPWQVFLTVTLPLALPGIVAGMIMGFAKALGEFGATITFVSNIPGETQTISSAIYSLIQTPEGDMPALRLVIISAVMAIGALIASEFFARRALRRIHGL
- a CDS encoding TOBE domain-containing protein — translated: MRISARNQIKGKVVEVTKGATTSHVRVDIGGGQIVTSAITNEAVDELGLKKGDNVIAVIKASDVMIAVN
- the modA gene encoding molybdate ABC transporter substrate-binding protein; amino-acid sequence: MQLFPRIFLAAALVSAPLATSAFAQDAKPAAATSAKTFINFAAASMKNALDEVDAAYAAKSGNKVTASYAASSALAKQLEQGAPADVFISADTAWMDYAIKNKSVNPATRIDLLGNSIVLIAPKDSKITHVDIKQGFDLAKLVGDGKITTGDVKAVPVGKYAKAALEKLGAWQAVEPKMAMAENVRAALALVSRGEAALGIVYSTDAKVDPGVKIVGTFPADSHPPIIYPVAATATAKDGTADYLSFLKSSAAKATFEKYGFSYLIKPTT
- the modC gene encoding molybdenum ABC transporter ATP-binding protein — encoded protein: MLSIDVTKQLGELKLEAAFQSDSPVTGLFGPSGAGKSSIINMIAGLSKPDRGIIAIGDETVDDTTKGLHVPPYRRRIGYVFQDARLFPHRSVAQNLDYGRRMNKLAPDAAHLQHILALLDIGHLLMRRPGQLSGGERQRVALGRALLSKPRLLLLDEPLGSLDQDRKAEILPYLERLRDEENIPMVYVSHDPDETRRLAGHVVMLKRGRIVAQGGPEILPP